TATTACGTCGTTAGTGTTTCTCAGCTCTTAATTACACTTAATAATTTATATAGTATTTAATTCCGTAATTTCTCACGAGATAATCTTTCAATCACATAAAAGAATTAACGAAAATCTTAAACTCATAAGATTTAATGGCGACTTCAAACGCTTTGTTCCGCATACAAAATTCCTTAGCGAGAGAACCCGGAAGTTCCCTCCGTACGCGCATCAACCGTTGGTCAAAGAGCTCCAATAACCAAACAACATATGTGAGCGCCCGCATCACGATCACATTCAAAGTCAACGCTCTCACACAAAAACACGTTAGGAATATTGATTTTGTGTGCATTTCCCATTTCTGCTTTGCTTGGCGACAACTCCCGCAAAATCAAGGAAACCTTCCTCCTGATTCGGACTGAGACACCGGAAAGAAGTCTTGGATTTCCATGACAGATGTCTTGCACGTCCACAAATGACAGATTATCTCGGGTCGAATTTCAGTTCGTGGGCTTACATTTGAAATGTAATTTCTATTGGtaatttgtttgtaaaacaaattaaGAGATATCTTATCtcatatcaataaaatatgaataCGCATGTGGACGAGAATCAATGatcattatattttatttataaaaattcgtttataattataaaaactCATCTAATTGAAATAGTACAACTTGTTTACAAATGAGTTAcagttattatttatttattattaatttaaatctgAAGTTTTCATATGTTTTTCAATGTAACATTTGAGAACGTAACTGTTCATTTTGCAACATTTTTCGAAGGGTTGCCACTattaaaaagacaaagataaatatatcaatttttgcGATAAATCATGATTAAGTCTTTTCAAGTTTCTTctcaaaaactaattatttCCCTTGAGAGATATTGTTGTATTCTATAAGAAATTTCCTGCTGACCATTAGTAACTTtgtaaggaaaatgatttttttttaaaaaaaagtgatataaTGTCTTAAAGTCTGactttattgttctttttgactttgattgaaattttctcGACAATTTCAACATTTAGCTGTCTATCAgtaaacaaaattaaatgatGCATCTAATCCTAAACATGTGTACGTGGAATGATAGGGGGGAAATGGATGAAAATCCTTAGCCAAGTCTCCCCGGGCTTTTCCCCAAAGAAAATGAGTAATAATAGTACTCACGTCTCTCAACTGTCACGTTCTCACTGATCAATGATTCTATATAAAAGGGCGGAAATGTCAAAAGTGCGTGTGGAAAGAATATCCAAGAAAATGCACGTGTTGATTTGACTAAATCTAGATCCTCCCGTGCCAATATACTGTTCGTCGGACGATTATCATCTCGTTATGCGTACCATCTTAGTTCTTATTGATCTCAAGATGAGGCCTTTCGGTCACAACATTTGCTAACATTGAAAGGGGAGGTGAGAGGCtcgaatccccacattctcaggggaaTTGGGGTATGGACGATTTAGTTTCAGGTATGGATTTTGACTTTCACGTCTTACAATAAGGTAGAGTAAAAGTCGAGTGAGAATTAGAATAAAAGTAAAGtagaaccgacaaaaaaaaatgacaattccGAGTGTGAGTCCTGCAACATTGCTTGccggaaaaaaattcaattactaTATGATGTGATATTATTTCATAATATTTGATAGTTTGCACAAAATTATGGAGTTCAATTAATAAACACTATTAGAATTGTAACATCATTTCTGAAAATATTGGCCATTTCATTGCACCACAGCCCAAACAAACACATTGCCATCATCTGTTCTGTTATGATCACATTATCCAGTAGATTTATCTTTTACTTTAATTAAACGCGGAATAAGAATTGACATGTACAGAGTAAAGCTTCAGCTGGGCCCAATGGACCACGCTCACTATAAGATGTGCCACGTGTGCATCAGACGGCTGTGCTTTCCTCCACCCCGTACTGGAGAGAGGAAAGTTCTTTTACCTAAATCTTTAATCTGCGAATTATAAATACGGACATCATTCataatcaaattgaacaaaaaaaataaaattaaaacagAATGAGTGTGGGTGATATTTGTATTTATAATCTACCAATGACATGATGGAAGAAGGAATAAAGGGAAATGAAACGAGCAACGAAGGAAAAGTCCCTCGAACAAATGTGAAGGACGATGTCTGAAGTTTCGGAGATCAAGAGTGCGTTTTgtaacgtttctattcaaaaattgttatagggaacaaaaatagaaaaaaaatttgaacagaAGAAtggtttggtaaacttattccgggaataaaaaatgaacaaaatacatttggtaaatttgtattctttttttgtttctttttattttttgtttattttttattttttatttttttcttcttttggtcggtcgCCTGTCTCGGCCATAGCCGCGGCCCAGTCGATGAGGGCGGCCCGGCCTcacccggccatggcgaggctcgcctaccCTCGgcgagccgagctcgcccggcctgCTGccccgccggcgaggctcggcctcgcccatcGGCCatcgccgggccggcgagcctcgccggtggctaggcgagcttgggctcgccggatctgggagagcccgagctcacccggccaaggcgaggtcgagcctcatcggggtcggcgagcctcaccgtgggTGGGCGGGCCGCCGCCCTTGTCGGCCGGTCgctagccatggccgaggccggcgaccaaccaaagaaaaagaaaaagaaagaagaaaaaaaaagagaagaaaaagagaggagagaaaaaatttgttcttaaaattaTTCCGAAACAAGaaatatgtttttcttgtttttcgtTTACTGTTCTAAATgtattcaggaacaaaaaaatagatttggaacgcaaaacgcaaataaacgcatttctgttctttttttttccttggaaaaaaatagaaaaattgttcataataataaaaaaaagaaatgttaacaAACAGCCCCCAAGACGATGTCGGAGGACTTGATTGCAAACCGACTAAAAGGAACAAACGCAGCATTGGGCATCCCGTACCAGAAACGCGGTTCCCACTTTCGCGGAAGCCCGGGCATCACGTTAAGACGAAAAAGCAATAAGTCAATGCGTGTTCGTttcgaccaaaaacaaaaaaaaaaatccgtgtTTCGTCATTGTCAAAAAACGCGAAGAtacaaaaagccaaaaaaaaatcgGCGCGCCTCGGAAGGCAAGTAAAGTTGCTCTTATCCCTCGCACTAACCGACATCAACCCTCTAGATCGGCTCGGGATGTTATATAAATGTTCATATAAGGTTGTCTCCCAACATCACTTCTCCCGCAAATTCGAGAATTGCTTTTTTTCAGCGACTAAACCGACCACCAACAGCAACAGAGCATTTCCTCTTCTCTTGTCATTTGCATTGTGCGACCGCACCTCATTAAAGGATCACTAAAGCCAGCGTGTCTCTTCCCACCAATGGCCAGCATTCTCCGTGGCGACTATGTCCGCTACGAGGTCTCTCTCGACTTGTCTGACGCTATGCCCAAGTTTGCCAAGCCATGGCATCTAGCCTTCGTGACCATATATTGCTCCCGAGCCTTCACTACTTTCGCAAAGAAAACCAAGAAGTTGTCCCCACGAAAATCTCCTTCCCACACTTCAATTCTGATCCACGAGCTGGCTCAGAGCGCTGGCTCTGTTCATACCAGCTCCTTCAACATTTATCAGTCACAGCTCGCCAGGCTGGTCAAGGACAAGGACCTCTCCCACCTCCAGGAATTCGGCGGGGTCCAGAAAGTCACCTCAGCACTTGAAACTGATGTCTCGGCCGGAATAAGCGGCGACCCAGATGACATCTCTCGCCGGCAAAATGCATTTGGCATCAACTCATACAAGAAGCCGCCTGCCAAGGGCTTCTTCCACTTCGTGGTCGAGGCTTTCAAGGACCTCACAATCATGATTCTTCTTGTTTGCGCCGGGCTTTCGCTGGGGTTCGGGATCAAGGAGAATGGGGTCGAGGAAGGTTGGTATGATGGTGGCAGCATATTCGTTGCGGTGTTCCTGGTGATCGCCGTGTCTGCTGGGAGCAATTACCGCCAAAACCGGCAGTTTGAAAAATTGTCTCAGGTGAGCGATAATATTCTCATTGATGTGATAAGGAAGGGTCGGCGGCAGCAGGTATCCATATTTGATATCGTCGTTGGAGACGTTGTTCATCTGAAGATCGGTGATCAAGTTCCAGCAGATGGACTGTTCCTGGACGGGCATTCCTTGCAGGTATGGCTGACAATTTGTACTGGTTTGACGCATTAGATTTGCATATTAACTCATGTTCAGAAACATACGTAGTATTATTATTACCATTTTCGAGCATGAgtaattattccaaaaaattgcaGAAGTGTATCATTCTCTGCTTGACTGGGCAGTctgttattttcaaaatcttgaTTCTATGACAAATAGGATAAGTAATGGTTTTTATTCGTAATTCTAGCTATTGTAGAAAAACTCTTAAAAAAATCTACTGTTAAAACGTAATCCATTTGTTCTTGTTTCATATTTGTTCacgtttcattttctttgcttCAAGTGAAGATCAGAACGCTTCGTATTGTGTCATCCTAGCGTCCCTAAACCATGTGCGACATTTGTGTTGTCAATTTAGGTTGATGAATCGAGCATGACCGGGGAGAGTGATCACGTAGAAGTCAACCGCAAGGAGAATCCGTTcctattctcgggaacaaaggTTGCTGATGGGTATGCTCAAATGCTGGTTACATCGGTCGGCATGAGCACGACGTGGGGCGAGATGATGAGCTCAATCAGCCGCGACAACAGAGAGCAGACCCCTTTACAGGCTCGGCTCAACAAACTCACCTCGTCGATTGGCAAAGTAGGCTTGGCGGTCGCTTTCCTGGTTCTCGTGGTTCTGCTGATTCGCTATTTCACAGGAAACACACAGGACGAGAACGGTAACCGGGAATTCATTGCAGGCCAAACCACAGGTAACGATATCATAAATTCTGTGGTGAGCATCATCGCAGCTGCAGTGACCATCGTGGTGGTCGCGATTCCCGAAGGCTTGCCGCTTGCAGTAACCCTCACTCTCGCTTATTCGATGAAGAGGATGATGGCGGATCAGGCAATGGTGAGGAAGCTTTCGGCCTGTGAAACGATGGGGTCTGCCACCACTATTTGCACCGACAAGACCGGCACTCTCACTATGAACCAGATGAAGGTGACGAAATTCTGGGTCGGCCAAGACTCTGTGGTGGAAAACACCTACTCCTCTGTTTCCAAGTTCATCCTGGATTTGATTAAGGATGGGGTTGCTTTGAACACCACGGGCAGTGTCCACAGGCCATCTTTGGGATCGGAGTACGAGTTCTCAGGTAGTCCCACTGAGAAAGCGATTCTTTCCTGGGCGGTTTCGCAATTGAGCATGGACATGGAGGAGACAAAGAAGAGCTGTGAAGTCATCCGAGTTGAAGCCTTCAACTCGCAGAAGAAGAGAAGCGGTGTCCTAATAAGGAAGAGCATGGACAACACATTCCATGTGCACTGGAAAGGAGCGGCAGAGATGGTCTTGGCAAAGTGCTCGAGCTTCTACGAGGGGTCGGGCATAGTGAAAGATTTGGATGAAGATGAAAGGGCGAGATTCGAGCAAATTATTCAGGGGATGGCAGCGAGCAGCCTCAGGTGCATCGCTTTCGCTAAAAAACAAGTGTCCGAGGAAGCgatcaaagaaagagaagatgggaAGAAGATCCAAGAGGATGGCCTGACATTACTTGGACTTGTCGGTATTAAGGACCCGTGCCGTCCAGGCGTGAAGAAAGCTGTCCAAGCTTGTCAGGACGCGGGAGTGAACATCAAGATGATAACGGGAGACAACATCTTCACCGCTAAGGCCATCGCCACAGAGTGCGGGATTCTCAGGCCCGGGGACGATGCCTCCAACGAAGCCGTTGTGGAAGGAGCTGATTTTCACAATTACACGCCTGAGGAGAGGCTTCAGAGAGTTGAGAAAATCCGGGTCATGGCGAGATCCTCGCCTTTTGATAAGCTCCTGATGGTTCAATGCCTGAAGCAGAGAGGCCACGTGGTTGCTGTCACAGGGGATGGTACGAACGATGCACCAGCCCTCAAGGAAGCAGACATAGGGCTTTCGATGGGCATCCAAGGCACTGAGGTCGCCAAGGAGAGCTCGGACATTGTAATCCTCGATGACAACTTCGCCTCCGTGGCAACGGTGCTGCAGTGGGGTCGATGCGTCTACAATAACATCCAGAAGTTCATCCAATTCCAGCTCACGGTGAACGTCGCTGCTCTCGTGATCAACTTTGTGGCTGCCGTCTCTTCTGGCGATGTCCCCCTGACGGCTGTCCAGCTCTTGTGGGTGAACCTGATCATGGATACACTCGGCGCCCTCGCCCTGGCCACGGAGCGGCCCACTAGGGAGCTCATGGAGAAGCCCCCTGTAGGACGGACTAAGCCGCTCATAACCAATGTCATGTGGAGGAACATTGTTGCCCAGGCAACGTACCAAATGGCCGTCCTCCTCACTCTACAGTTCAAGGGCGAATCAATCTTTGGCGTGGATGAGGCGGTGAAGCGGACTCTCATATTCAACGCGTTTGTCCTGTGCCAGGTCTTCAACGAGTTCAACGCGAGGAAGCTTGAGAAGAGGAACGTGTTCGAGGGCATACACAAGAACAAGCTGTTCCTTGGGATCATTTTCGTGACGGTGGTCCTCCAGGTGGTGATGGTCGAGTTCCTAAAGCGGTTCGCCGACACGGAGCGGTTGAGCTGGGGACAATGGGGCGCATGTGTCTGGATTGCGGCCGCGTCTTGGCCTATTGGTTGGGTCGTCAAGTGCATCCCTGTCCCTGATACACCAATCTTCAGCTACTTGGGATTGAAAAGCAAGAAGCTCGTGAGGAAAATTGGGCACAGAGAACAATAGCAACACTGAGTTTAACTCGAATCCATTATTGATGCAGCgagatttttttgtttgtattgGAGATATGCGAGGATCGATTTGTATCAGTCTTTATTCTTTCATTGGTTGTCTATCcattgtattataaataggagCATTCTCTCAGTTTCTTCCTTAGTTGTATATccattatattataaataggagcattctctcaatttcttccctcctttctttttgtgaacGAACCTTATCGTGGAGTACCTTCGGCTTGTACAATCTTTAGCCCCATCACTGTCCGGGGTAAGCATGCAACTTCTGATAAGAGGAAGAATAAGGACGAATTCCAGGAGACGCGTGACCTTATTACATCCAAGAATGTGAAGAACAAAATCATGAGAAAAATGTGCAGCACAAGAGGGCTCAATCGGTACGAATCACGTAGATCGACTATGTCAAGGCAAGGAACAATTCCCTCTTTGGTCATATTTCTAACTAACTCGAATCAAGTTGGGCCTTTTTCTTATTTCGTCCTTCATTCGAGGACTTTTTGGAGGATGGATATTGCCATCGAGAGCTCTGGTAGCTTGGATAATACCTACATCAATGGTTCATCCTTCGACTTCATCCAGCCTAAAACGTGCCATATGCCACGAGGCATTCTAGTTCGTAATAGTCGCCTACTCCTCCTTCCTTGTCCTCTCTATTTCACGAACCCCTAcatcttcaaattttaagaCACACTT
This region of Eucalyptus grandis isolate ANBG69807.140 chromosome 8, ASM1654582v1, whole genome shotgun sequence genomic DNA includes:
- the LOC104416212 gene encoding putative calcium-transporting ATPase 13, plasma membrane-type, coding for MASILRGDYVRYEVSLDLSDAMPKFAKPWHLAFVTIYCSRAFTTFAKKTKKLSPRKSPSHTSILIHELAQSAGSVHTSSFNIYQSQLARLVKDKDLSHLQEFGGVQKVTSALETDVSAGISGDPDDISRRQNAFGINSYKKPPAKGFFHFVVEAFKDLTIMILLVCAGLSLGFGIKENGVEEGWYDGGSIFVAVFLVIAVSAGSNYRQNRQFEKLSQVSDNILIDVIRKGRRQQVSIFDIVVGDVVHLKIGDQVPADGLFLDGHSLQVDESSMTGESDHVEVNRKENPFLFSGTKVADGYAQMLVTSVGMSTTWGEMMSSISRDNREQTPLQARLNKLTSSIGKVGLAVAFLVLVVLLIRYFTGNTQDENGNREFIAGQTTGNDIINSVVSIIAAAVTIVVVAIPEGLPLAVTLTLAYSMKRMMADQAMVRKLSACETMGSATTICTDKTGTLTMNQMKVTKFWVGQDSVVENTYSSVSKFILDLIKDGVALNTTGSVHRPSLGSEYEFSGSPTEKAILSWAVSQLSMDMEETKKSCEVIRVEAFNSQKKRSGVLIRKSMDNTFHVHWKGAAEMVLAKCSSFYEGSGIVKDLDEDERARFEQIIQGMAASSLRCIAFAKKQVSEEAIKEREDGKKIQEDGLTLLGLVGIKDPCRPGVKKAVQACQDAGVNIKMITGDNIFTAKAIATECGILRPGDDASNEAVVEGADFHNYTPEERLQRVEKIRVMARSSPFDKLLMVQCLKQRGHVVAVTGDGTNDAPALKEADIGLSMGIQGTEVAKESSDIVILDDNFASVATVLQWGRCVYNNIQKFIQFQLTVNVAALVINFVAAVSSGDVPLTAVQLLWVNLIMDTLGALALATERPTRELMEKPPVGRTKPLITNVMWRNIVAQATYQMAVLLTLQFKGESIFGVDEAVKRTLIFNAFVLCQVFNEFNARKLEKRNVFEGIHKNKLFLGIIFVTVVLQVVMVEFLKRFADTERLSWGQWGACVWIAAASWPIGWVVKCIPVPDTPIFSYLGLKSKKLVRKIGHREQ